A genome region from Glycine max cultivar Williams 82 chromosome 5, Glycine_max_v4.0, whole genome shotgun sequence includes the following:
- the LOC100809535 gene encoding histidine--tRNA ligase, cytoplasmic, with protein sequence MAEASVTVGGKASSLSSSSVFAVATGLAHVRIDSSALDRLSKTTATETTSSQHRICVPDFLTLEESRAFLLVLLNNLVLSNAPSRIPLLLSQTLNSNPPTFQFLDADVTQPDLLTSSTLLAVSAILDRQSAALSAFADVAAAFSCEALKADITPFNLMDSGDGHASKAEVAVAADMRVLLNGSKSVGKENIRSVARVPKVHGSVREQAKAVHSRMRVELNSGVKGVVVGSEEAVCTVLLPLAAALKELGECSFARAKSNSEVIGGDGLRLGIGEVFGKECPTQDGLSSGLNKAVNLFLGKEYGKFAHEVFVMFGLVWKVVVWEAVTAVAVLEAAELNDVILGVKEMKVEGNTKVEEKKKKKKVVLGKGTSSILALIKERLLSGREIALGTWVADFLSLLDLAKPEFNEFLLKVKDVVESNESRRLPKIPKGTRDFAKEQMTIRKKAFLIIEEVFERHGATALDTPVFELRETLMGKYGEDSKLIYDLADQGGELLSLRYDLTVPFARFVAMNGLTSFKRYQIAKVYRRDNPSKGRYREFYQCDFDIAGTPTPSEIMGPDFEVVRILTELLDELDIGEYEIKLNHRKLLDSMMQICGVPPEKFRTICSSIDKLDKQSFQQIRKEMVEEKGLTAETADRIETFVKEKGSPLALLSKFKQEGSDFSKHKGASEALKELEILFIALEKSKRIDKVVFDLSLARGLDYYTGVIFEAVFKGGTQVGSIAAGGRYDNLIGMFGSRSVPAVGVSLGIERVFAIMEQQQKNLNQMARPTKTEVLVSIVGNDFTLAAELAGELWDARVKAEFLVNKRRAKHFEYAKESRIPWMVLVYEQEIKEGVVQLKNLEANIDIKISRAEFVEELRRRLYP encoded by the exons ATGGCCGAAGCTTCCGTAACGGTTGGAGGCAAggcttcttctctctcttcctcctCCGTCTTCGCCGTCGCCACGGGCCTCGCTCACGTGCGGATCGACTCATCCGCGCTCGATAGACTCTCCAAGACCACCGCCACGGAAACGACGTCGTCTCAGCACCGCATCTGCGTCCCCGATTTCCTAACCCTAGAGGAATCCCGCGCCTTCCTTCTGGTCCTCCTCAACAACCTCGTCCTCTCCAATGCCCCCTCCCGCATTCCCCTCCTCCTATCCCAAACCCTCAATTCCAATCCTCCCACCTTCCAATTCCTAGATGCTGACGTCACCCAACCAGACCTTCTCACCTCTTCCACGCTGCTCGCTGTTTCCGCCATTCTCGACCGCCAGTCCGCCGCGCTCTCCGCCTTCGCCGACGTCGCCGCCGCCTTCTCCTGTGAGGCCTTGAAGGCCGATATAACGCCCTTCAATTTGATGGATTCCGGCGACGGACACGCCTCCAAGGCCGAGGTCGCCGTCGCCGCCGACATGCGGGTTCTGCTCAACGGATCCAAATCCGTCGGCAAGGAGAATATTCGATCCGTCGCGAGGGTTCCCAAGGTTCACGGGAGTGTGAGGGAGCAGGCCAAAGCCGTGCACTCGAGAATGCGTGTTGAGTTGAATTCGGGGGTTAAGGGTGTTGTTGTTGGGAGTGAGGAAGCTGTATGCACTGTGCTGTTGCCGTTGGCTGCAGCACTGAAAGAACTTGGTGAGTGTAGTTTCGCACGTGCCAAGAGTAATTCGGAGGTTATTGGTGGTGATGGTTTGAGATTGGGCATTGGGGAGGTGTTTGGGAAGGAATGCCCCACTCAGGATGGTTTGAGCAGTGGTTTAAATAAGGCTGTGAACTTGTTTCTGGGAAAGGAGTATGGTAAGTTTGCACACGAGGTCTTTGTGATGTTTGGACTTGTGTGGAAAGTTGTGGTGTGGGAAGCTGTGACGGCGGTTGCGGTGCTTGAGGCTGCTGAGTTGAATGATGTGATCCTAGGTGTCAAGGAAATGAAAGTAGAGGGGAACACGAAAgtagaggagaagaagaagaagaagaaagttgtTTTGGGGAAAGGGACTAGCTCGATTTTGGCATTGATCAAGGAGAGGTTACTGAGTGGTCGAGAGATAGCTTTAGGGACTTGGGTGGCAGATTTTCTATCACTTTTGGATTTGGCTAAACCTGagtttaatgaatttttattgaaaGTAAAGGATGTTGTAGAGAGCAATGAAAGCAGGAGATTACCCAAGATTCCTAAG GGGACTCGTGATTTTGCTAAAGAACAAATGACAATTAGAAAGAAAGCTTTTCTAATAATAGAAGAAGTTTTTGAGAGGCATGGCGCAACTGCCTTAGATACTCCTGTTTTTGAATTGCGAGAAACTCTCATGGGAAAATATGGAGAAGATTCGAAGTTGATTTATGATCTTGCTGACCAG GGTGGGGAGCTTCTTTCTTTGAGGTATGACTTGACAGTTCCATTTGCTAGGTTTGTGGCTATGAATGGTCTGACATCTTTCAAAAGGTACCAAATAGCCAAGGTTTACAGAAGGGATAACCCATCTAAGGGAAGATACCGTGAATTTTATCAATGCGACTTTGATATTGCTGGTACTCCTACTCCATCTGAAATTATGGGTCCGGACTTTGAGGTTGTTAGGATTTTGACTGAACTACTTGATGAGCTGGACATTGGGGAATATGAG ataaAGTTGAATCATAGAAAGTTACTGGATAGCATGATGCAAATATGTGGTGTACCTCCTGAAAAGTTTAGAACAATATGTTCAAGCATTGACAAGTTAGACAAACAGTCTTTTCAACagataagaaaagaaatg GTGGAAGAAAAAGGATTAACTGCTGAGACAGCTGACAGAATTGAAACttttgttaaagaaaaaggATCTCCTTTAGcattattatctaaatttaaacAAGAGGGTAGTGATTTCTCAAAACACAAAGGAGCTTCTGAAGCATTGAAAGAGctggaaattttatttatagctCTGGAAAAATCAAAACGCATTGATAAAGTGGTTTTTGACTTGAGTCTTGCCAGAGGTCTGGATTATTACACTGGAGTTATATTTGAAGCTGTTTTTAAAGGAGGCACTCAG GTTGGTTCAATTGCTGCCGGTGGCCGATATGATAACCTTATAGGGATGTTTGGCTCAAGGTCAGTGCCTGCAGTTGGTGTAAGTCTGGGAATTGAGAGAGTATTTGCCATAATGGAGCAACAACAGAAGAATCTGAACCAG aTGGCTCGTCCGACCAAGACAGAAGTCTTAGTGAGCATAGTGGGGAATGACTTTACACTTGCTGCAGAGCTAGCAGGAGAACTGTGGGATGCTAGGGTGAAAGCAGAATTCTTGGTCAATAAAAGAAGAGCGAAACACTTCGAATATGCAAAAGAATCAAGGATCCCTTGGATGGTACTTGTTTATGAGCAGGAAATAAAAGAAGGCGTGGTGCAATTGAAAAATCTCGAGGCCAACATCGATATTAAGATTTCTAGAGCAGAATTTGTGGAGGAACTTCGGAGACGGTTATACCCTTAA
- the LOC100810412 gene encoding protein XAP5 CIRCADIAN TIMEKEEPER isoform X2, with the protein MSGMGDGYVGTAQDAVRIRRLEKQREAERRKIQELKTKSTSAKGQPGLLQFGSSTSEILETAFKKETVGLVTREQYVEKRVNIQSKIEEEEKEKLQKQQQEEEELQLEKRKKRKIRGNSRLSFAEDVDNDPQDDEPHHNNLEANRLRCGKLGKDPTVETSFLPDSEREAEEQAERERLRKQWLREQEQIRNEPLEITYSYWDGTGHRRVIQVRKGDSIGEFLRAVQQQLAPEFREIRTTTVENLLYVKEDLIIPHQHSFYELIVNKARGKSGPLFHFDVHEDVRTIADATIEKDESHAGKVVERHWYEKNKHIFPASRWEIYDPAKKWERYTIHGD; encoded by the exons ATGTCGGGTATGGGAGACGGGTACGTGGGCACCGCCCAAGACGCGGTGAGGATTCGACGGTTGGAGAAGCAGAGAGAAGCGGAGCGTCGCAAAATCCAAGAGCTCAAAACCAAGTCGACCTCCGCCAAGGGCCAACCCGGTCTCCTCCAATTCGGTTCCAGCACTTCCGAG ATTCTTGAGACTGCCTTTAAGAAGGAAACTGTGGGTTTGGTCACTAGAGAGCAGTATGTAGAAAAG AGGGTTAACATTCAGAGCAAAATTGAGGAGGAAGAGAAGGAGAAACTTCAGAAGCAACAGCAAGA AGAGGAGGAGCTTCAATTAGAAAAGCGTAAAAAGAGGAAGATCAGGGGCAACTCTCGATTGTCCTTTGCTGAGGATGTTGACAATGATCCCCAAGACGACGAACCACATCATA ATAATCTGGAAGCAAATAGATTACGGTGTGGTAAGCTTGGTAAAGACCCTACTGTTGAAACTAGCTTTCTACCTGACAG TGAGCGAGAGGCTGAGGAGCAAGCTGAGCGTGAAAGGCTGCGGAAACAGTGGCTTCGTGAGCAGGAGCAAATTCGAA ATGAGCCTCTTGAAATCACGTACAGCTACTGGGATGGAACTGGCCACAGGCGTGTGATCCAG GTACGCAAGGGTGACAGCATAGGAGAGTTTCTTCGAGCAGTTCAACAGCAACTTGCTCCTGAATTCCGAGAGATTCGAACAACTACAGTAGAAAATTTGTTATACGTGAAAGAAGACCTTATCATTCCTCAT CAACATAGCTTCTATGAGCTAATTGTGAACAAAGCTAGAGGCAAAAGTGGACCg CTTTTTCATTTCGATGTGCATGAGGATGTACGAACAATTGCTGATGCCACTATAGAGAAGGATGAG TCTCATGCTGGGAAGGTTGTAGAAAGGCATTGGTATGAAAAGAACAAGCATATATTTCCTGCTTCAAGATGGGag ATATATGATCCAGCGAAGAAATGGGAACGTTATACTATCCACGGGGATTGA
- the LOC100810412 gene encoding protein XAP5 CIRCADIAN TIMEKEEPER isoform X1: MSGMGDGYVGTAQDAVRIRRLEKQREAERRKIQELKTKSTSAKGQPGLLQFGSSTSEILETAFKKETVGLVTREQYVEKRVNIQSKIEEEEKEKLQKQQQEEEELQLEKRKKRKIRGNSRLSFAEDVDNDPQDDEPHHSKDNLEANRLRCGKLGKDPTVETSFLPDSEREAEEQAERERLRKQWLREQEQIRNEPLEITYSYWDGTGHRRVIQVRKGDSIGEFLRAVQQQLAPEFREIRTTTVENLLYVKEDLIIPHQHSFYELIVNKARGKSGPLFHFDVHEDVRTIADATIEKDESHAGKVVERHWYEKNKHIFPASRWEIYDPAKKWERYTIHGD, translated from the exons ATGTCGGGTATGGGAGACGGGTACGTGGGCACCGCCCAAGACGCGGTGAGGATTCGACGGTTGGAGAAGCAGAGAGAAGCGGAGCGTCGCAAAATCCAAGAGCTCAAAACCAAGTCGACCTCCGCCAAGGGCCAACCCGGTCTCCTCCAATTCGGTTCCAGCACTTCCGAG ATTCTTGAGACTGCCTTTAAGAAGGAAACTGTGGGTTTGGTCACTAGAGAGCAGTATGTAGAAAAG AGGGTTAACATTCAGAGCAAAATTGAGGAGGAAGAGAAGGAGAAACTTCAGAAGCAACAGCAAGA AGAGGAGGAGCTTCAATTAGAAAAGCGTAAAAAGAGGAAGATCAGGGGCAACTCTCGATTGTCCTTTGCTGAGGATGTTGACAATGATCCCCAAGACGACGAACCACATCATAGTAAGG ATAATCTGGAAGCAAATAGATTACGGTGTGGTAAGCTTGGTAAAGACCCTACTGTTGAAACTAGCTTTCTACCTGACAG TGAGCGAGAGGCTGAGGAGCAAGCTGAGCGTGAAAGGCTGCGGAAACAGTGGCTTCGTGAGCAGGAGCAAATTCGAA ATGAGCCTCTTGAAATCACGTACAGCTACTGGGATGGAACTGGCCACAGGCGTGTGATCCAG GTACGCAAGGGTGACAGCATAGGAGAGTTTCTTCGAGCAGTTCAACAGCAACTTGCTCCTGAATTCCGAGAGATTCGAACAACTACAGTAGAAAATTTGTTATACGTGAAAGAAGACCTTATCATTCCTCAT CAACATAGCTTCTATGAGCTAATTGTGAACAAAGCTAGAGGCAAAAGTGGACCg CTTTTTCATTTCGATGTGCATGAGGATGTACGAACAATTGCTGATGCCACTATAGAGAAGGATGAG TCTCATGCTGGGAAGGTTGTAGAAAGGCATTGGTATGAAAAGAACAAGCATATATTTCCTGCTTCAAGATGGGag ATATATGATCCAGCGAAGAAATGGGAACGTTATACTATCCACGGGGATTGA
- the LOC100499781 gene encoding 40S ribosomal protein S15-4-like, with protein MADVEVDVAAAAAAGQPKKRTFKKFSFRGVDLDALLDMSTDELVKMFSARARRRFQRGLTRKPMALIKKLRKAKREAPPGEKPEPVRTHLRNMIIVPEMIGSIIGVYNGKTFNQVEIKPEMIGHYLAEFSISYKPVKHGRPGIGATHSSRFIPLK; from the exons ATG GCAGACGTTGAGGTCGATGTGGCGGCTGCAGCAGCAGCAGGGCAGCCGAAGAAGAGAACGTTCAAGAAGTTCAGTTTCAGGGGCGTGGATCTCGATGCGCTTCTGGACATGTCCACCGATGAACTCGTGAAGATGTTCAGTGCTCGCGCACGTAGAAGGTTCCAGAGAGGCCTCACCAGAAAGCCCATGGCCTTGATCAAGAAGCTTCGCAAAGCG AAAAGAGAAGCTCCACCAGGTGAGAAGCCAGAACCTGTCCGCACCCACCTCCGCAACATGATTATTGTGCCTGAGATGATTGGTAGCATTATTGGAGTGTACAATGGCAAGACCTTTAATCAGGTTGAAATCAAACCTGAGATGATTGGGCATTATCTGGCAGAGTTTTCTATTTCATACAAACCCGTTAAGCACGGGAGACCTGGTATTGGTGCTACTCACTCATCCAGGTTTATTCCTCTTAAGTGA
- the MYB84 gene encoding MYB transcription factor MYB84, with protein sequence MSTSKSVSSSSEDDNELRRGPWTLEEDNLLSQYISSHGEGRWNLLAKRSGLKRTGKSCRLRWLNYLKPDVKRGNLTPQEQLIILELHSKWGNRWSKIAQNLPGRTDNEIKNYWRTRIQKQARHLKIDTDSREFQELVRRFWMPRLLQKAKESSSSAMSIQNQATPMPFDGVSQHSTVGTIPSHSHTPWQGPCMNEAGPTYMDQHEQNSDSEHNNGSCISLSESANFPKVPQHFGRTTITQYHALNNNDFGTFTYDGYNVSNNVYEMDNFKTPTTRVAEDAQYPTGDCQMVGSNWVNSDFACNMWNMDELWQFSKLQK encoded by the exons ATGTCTACTTCAAAGAGCGTCAGCAGTTCTAGTGAAGATGACAATGAACTTAGAAGAGGGCCTTGGACTCTTGAAGAGGATAATTTGCTCTCCCAATATATTTCTAGTCATGGAGAAGGGCGATGGAATTTGCTAGCTAAACGTTCAG GATTAAAGCGAACTGGGAAAAGTTGCAGATTAAGGTGGCTAAATTATCTAAAGCCAGATGTAAAACGGGGAAATTTAACCCCACAAGAGCAACTTATAATCCTCGAACTCCACTCAAAGTGGGGAAACAG GTGGTCAAAAATTGCACAAAATTTGCCAGGCAGAACAGACAATGAAATCAAGAACTATTGGAGAACTAGGATTCAGAAACAAGCAAGACATTTGAAAATTGACACTGACAGCAGAGAGTTTCAGGAACTTGTTAGGCGTTTCTGGATGCCTAGATTGcttcaaaaagccaaagaatcATCTTCTTCAGCCATGTCAATTCAAAACCAGGCAACTCCTATGCCTTTTGATGGTGTTTCTCAGCATTCAACTGTTGGGACCATACCATCACATTCACACACCCCTTGGCAGGGACCTTGTATGAATGAAGCTGGTCCCACTTACATGGACCAACATGAGCAGAACTCAGACTCTGAACACAACAATGGTTCATGCATCTCCTTGTCTGAGTCAGCAAATTTTCCAAAAGTGCCTCAGCATTTTGGACGCACCACCATCACCCAATATCATGCCTTGAATAACAATGACTTTGGCACCTTCACATATGACGGCTACAATGTAAGCAACAATGTCTATGAGATGGACAACTTCAAAACGCCTACTACAAGGGTGGCTGAGGATGCGCAATACCCAACTGGTGATTGTCAAATGGTAGGAAGCAATTGGGTAAACAGCGATTTTGCATGTAACATGTGGAACATGGATGAATTGTGGCAATTTAGCAAGttacaaaaataa